In Zygosaccharomyces rouxii strain CBS732 chromosome D complete sequence, one DNA window encodes the following:
- the ILM1 gene encoding Ilm1p (similar to uniprot|P47155 Saccharomyces cerevisiae YJR118C ILM1 Protein of unknown function), with translation MAALSSVNGLFLRVAFLLTISFFCFKNVNSILENSYVVLLTHSMNLPMLAMSPYSGQLGIFGVLFLMLAFSDLLPLLESNQKYFYSIVPARLTAYFILTALSYVWTSNLYLHNNAVFLFCFNEVWLNFVIYGSIREERNEEFKRTTQFVNNTEIFQEDGEEEDGEGVPLTSIQEIEQLEDDNEQE, from the coding sequence ATGGCTGCCCTCTCATCAGTGAATGGATTATTTCTCAGAGTCGCATTTCTGTTGACGATTTCattcttttgtttcaaGAATGTTAATagcattttggaaaactcATACGTCGTCCTTCTTACCCATTCTATGAATCTACCTATGCTTGCTATGTCCCCATACAGTGGTCAATTGGGTATATTTGgtgttttgtttttaatGTTGGCATTTAGCGATCTGCTCCCAttattggaatcaaatcAAAAGTATTTTTACTCCATTGTGCCAGCAAGACTTACGGCATATTTCATATTGACAGCCCTTTCCTACGTTTGGacttcaaatctttatctGCATAATAATGCAGTATTTTTATTCTGCTTCAATGAAGTTTGGCTAAATTTTGTCATCTATGGTTCTATTAGAGAGGAGAGAAATGAAGAGTTCAAGAGAACTACTCAATTTGTCAATAACACCGAGattttccaagaagatggtgaagaagaagatggagAAGGAGTCCCATTGACCTCCATTCAAGAgattgaacaattggaagatgataatgaacaagaataa
- the JHD2 gene encoding histone demethylase (similar to uniprot|P47156 Saccharomyces cerevisiae YJR119C Hypothetical ORF) has product MDHVPIISPSESEFANPIDYLSEPSIQRLGRHYGMVKLIPPANFKPPFCINRETFKFHVRVQNLSELNILNRCRLFFIKQLNNYNRASSGKNNANDKTLSNPYVKLSTGETVYLYDLFIEILKYFNDGENNNRKRSRNLQRIINFPSLQEISRDTRLWKNISHIFKMDYKSLQEIFANYIENYYEYLATQTKNRGSQHLSKLLYQEEYPKSLLSDDDASGEEEDSEDEEDEGCAVCNRNTKPTKMILCDSCDKPFHIFCLSPPLDSIPKGDWICNNCIIGNGYYGFREETRHYSLEEFQNLWNNNEKSLTTNAATGEPLSIEQLEEKFWQHVDDMENSLTVKYGADLHGEGPGEISGFPSKDYKPPESKIKCSDQDFENYTNHPMNLLNLPDAKGSLLPMFDRKISGMTIPWIYVGSTFSTFCWHLEDQYTLSANYQHEGAPKVWYSIPEGSCDRFNQLMKDLAPDLFEKQPDLLHQLVTLISPYDEKFKKAGIKCFKAVQQPNEYIITFPKCYHAGFNSGYNFNEAVNFTLDSWVPYGVEAVADYRSTGKHCVFDMFELMLNVVIESVHQSSKFQRSLVENCFREVRQILNSNVKTIEQLLSSVLRKKFVLGRTVRDEFAHRRKGNLVTQDSQYSQEQQQRGSDDDEDFDVFCTKCKTICSLAFVLHYKNGSNRKRRKIQSMTPTQLNELANNNNGELEILCLDDYVKLVYDSDIDDQRTLVKGDDEDIDPFENDELNYVRDPDELYHILNMAGKALLGWT; this is encoded by the coding sequence ATGGATCACGTACCTATTATTTCCCCCAGTGAATCGGAATTCGCCAATCCCATTGATTACTTGTCGGAACCAAGCATACAGAGGTTGGGCCGCCATTATGGAATGGTAAAATTAATACCACCTGCAAATTTTAAACCGCCATTTTGCATCAATAGGGAGACCTTCAAATTTCACGTCAGAGTACAAAATCTATCGgaattgaatattttaaacAGATGCCgtcttttctttattaAACAGTTGAACAACTACAATAGGGCCTCCAGTGGTAAGAACAATGCTAATGACAAAACACTGTCGAATCCATATGTTAAGCTATCAACTGGTGAAACCGTATACCTCTACGATCTGtttattgaaattttgaaatactTCAACGATGGtgagaataataataggaaaagatcaagaaatcttcaaCGAATCATAAACTTCCCCTCTTTGCAAGAAATCAGCCGCGATACTAgactttggaaaaatatttCTCATATATTTAAGATGGATTACAAGAGTTTACAGGAGATTTTTGCCAACTATATTGAGAATTATTACGAATACCTAGCCACACAGACGAAAAATCGTGGATCTCAACATCTTTCGAAATTATTGTACCAAGAGGAATACCCCAAATCTCTATTGAGTGACGATGACGCTAgtggagaagaagaagattctgaagacgaagaagatgaaggttGCGCGGTTTGCAATCGAAATACCAAACCAACGAAAATGATTCTTTGCGATTCTTGTGATAAACCATTTCATATCTTTTGCctttcaccaccattagATTCGATACCCAAAGGTGACTGGATTTGTAACAATTGTATCATTGGTAATGGTTACTACGGCTTCAGAGAGGAGACCCGTCATTACAGTTTAGAAGAGTTCCAAAATTTGTGGAATAATAACGAAAAGAGTTTAACGACAAATGCTGCGACTGGCGAACCCTTATCAATCgaacaattagaagaaaaattttggcaACATGTGGATGATATGGAAAATTCACTAACGGTTAAGTATGGTGCCGATCTTCATGGCGAAGGACCAGGCGAAATATCCGGGTTCCCCAGTAAAGATTATAAACCACCagaatcaaagataaaATGTAGTgatcaagattttgaaaattatACGAATCACCCAATGAATCTACTCAATTTGCCCGATGCTAAAGGTTCTCTTTTACCAATGTTTGATCGTAAAATTTCGGGTATGACAATCCCCTGGATCTATGTGGGGTCCACCTTTTCCACATTTTGTTGGCATTTAGAGGATCAATACACTTTGAGTGCTAATTATCAGCATGAAGGTGCTCCTAAAGTTTGGTACAGTATACCGGAAGGGTCTTGCGATCGCTTTAACCAATTAATGAAAGATTTGGCACCagatttatttgaaaaacaacCAGATCTTCTACACCAATTAGTAACACTGATATCACCTtatgatgagaaatttaAGAAGGCTGGCATTAAATGCTTTAAAGCTGTACAACAACCAAACGAATACATCATTACCTTCCCCAAATGTTACCACGCAGGCTTCAATAGCGGTTACAATTTTAACGAAGCTGTAAATTTTACTCTAGACTCCTGGGTCCCCTATGGTGTGGAAGCTGTGGCCGATTACAGATCAACAGGAAAACATTGCGTTTTTGACATGTTTGAATTAATGTTGAACGTAGTAATTGAATCAGTACATCAAAGCtccaaatttcaaaggtcCTTGGTAGAAAATTGTTTCCGTGAAGTTCGTCAAATCTTAAACTCAAACGTGAAAACTATTGAGCAGCTACTATCAAGTGTTCTTAGGAAAAAATTTGTATTGGGCAGAACCGTTAGGGATGAATTTGCTCACAGGCGTAAGGGAAATTTAGTGACTCAAGATAGTCAGTACTCTCAGGAACAACAGCAAAGAGGCTCtgacgatgatgaggatTTTGATGTCTTTTGCACAAAATGTAAAACAATATGCAGTTTGGCATTTGTTTTACATTATAAAAATGGATCAAATCgcaagagaagaaagatcCAATCAATGACACCAACACAGCTAAACGAATTAGCCAACAATAACAACGGAGAACTGGAAATTTTATGCCTTGACGATTATGTTAAATTAGTGTACGATTCCGATATCGATGATCAAAGAACTTTGGTTAAAGGTGACGATGAAGACATagatccatttgaaaatgatgagTTAAATTATGTGCGGGATCCTGATGAGCTTTATCATATCCTAAACATGGCAGGAAAGGCATTATTAGGTTGGACttaa